The Etheostoma spectabile isolate EspeVRDwgs_2016 unplaced genomic scaffold, UIUC_Espe_1.0 scaffold00004708, whole genome shotgun sequence genome includes the window gaacaacagactggagatgatccgtgatctgaacggatttatctctttgacttctaaacttaactatcagcctcacaacatgtgttatgtacagaataagtctttaaatcagacaaatagcaattaaaatccctccgattcaaaaacagtaaaaagtttatataaaacgtcatcatgttgtaaaccaatcaggtgttaaatcagctgaaaagccggcgtttcccagcatgctctgggtccgcctggctcttacagtcggtgaaaagcaactgcgccgcctgcgtctcagaactgcggccgccttgctctcgtgagatttccgttgcccacgtgtgcatgacgtcagagcaagtcgggatcaagtcggacacaaatctaaccggcatgcaacgggcgccgatcgccggtgatcgattctgcgcagacctggctcatctcgaacgagcctactgtGACAAAGCCTTCACAACATCTGGaactttaaagattcatcagagagttcacactggagacaatctacacagctgtgatcaatgtggggcagctttcacactgaaGAGTACGTTAATAATACATCAACGcagtcacactggagagaggccgtacagctgtgatcaatgtggtaaaaccttttctaGGAGGGATGGCCTAGTAATCCATcaacgtgttcacaccggagagaaaccgtaccggtgtgaacaatgtggaaaaacctttACTTATTATAGTGgctttaaatctcaccagcagattcacactggagagaagccgtacagctgtgatctatgtgggaAAGCCTTTACTCATAGAAATggctttaaaaaacaccagttAGTTCACACTGGAAAGAAGCCGTTTTGGTGTGAACAgtgtggggaaacattttctcgGATTAGTTATCTTAAaggacaccagcgcattcacactggagagaagccgtacagctgtgaacactgtgggaaagTGTTTTCTCAGAGTAGCAGCCTTAAATTTCACAAgcgtgttcacaccggagagaagccgtactcgtgtgaacaatgtgggaaaatgttttctcgGAGTAGTGGCcttaaaacacatcaacgcattcacactggagaaaagccgtacagctgtgatctatgtagTAAAACCTTTTCTGGGAGGGTTAACCTCGTAATCCACCAgcgtgttcacaccggagagaaaccgtactggtgtgaacactgtgggaaaatgttttctttgagTAGTACCCTTATAAAACATCAACGcagacacactggagagaagccgtacagctgtgaactatgtggtaaaacattttctgaGAGCGGTAGTCTTAAAAGGCACCAGCGTGTTCACACCAGAGAGAACCCAAAATAGTCTAATAgtaattagctttaaataagcaaaactactAAGAGACATATAaaagtgcagcttcaagaaaaaataaacaataactaTATCTATCTAGATAGATATGTGTATATGTTAATGTAATCAAGTATCCTGTATtataaattagggctgcacgattatggccaagaTGATAATctcgattattttgatcaatattgagatcacgattaattattatattaaatcaTATTGATTTGCTtagtttgtggagaggcagcggatgcgaggacattaggtgcacctgtgagctaacagacactaactagcaacGACTAgtactggtcactgctgttgtctgaaaaacaacacagacggacagattagacatttgtatattatgtcacaaaaagttagcttgtatttctattatttacactttcaaaataactgaaaactaaaaaatgacatctgcaaaagtttgggcaccctgcagagttaccTTGggagtatcacagcttggaaatgcttcttgtagccagccaagagagccaagagtctttcattcttttttgatgtataatttgctgaaattgtattgacccatttttccttctactcgtgaaatgttccctgtgccatgaGAACAGCTGATTGTGTTCAAGGGGAGGTTTGCgagcttttggctaattctgggatttttaacccatgtataataatttgttttattcatttgatctgtcttcttcttaaataaactgaactgagttgaactttgacatttagtttcttcttattttacagatttattcttttaataacactcttatgacatcatacttcaggttatcacaaacattcaacatcaacacacatctggagatatGTGGTTTTCATTGGAACTTCCCTTCAGAAAATGGCGTAGTGTTGTGGCGATGTTGTGCgtccatgtttggttaaaacctCGGCGCTCTGTATcaacctctctttctttcccatgagctgatgtttttgagggataacagctgattcccGTCCATGTTAATGTCTCCCATTCAGGTCTCAGCTCGCCGCCACAGGGGTCCGACCGTTCTCTTAATGCATCCATGGGTCCGACCGTTGCCACACGTTacacttcttctacttctttttaattgcgccttgcaaccagagaagaagaagctgcatacgttggcacaaaaaagaaagcccaGGTCTGGTGTAGTGGTTATAGCcggtgtgattttattttttatttttcttcctttcagttttcattagtaaacttctttttactcagtaacgataggatttgtaatgtagcaaaatacaatCCTTTACCTTAAAGTCAAGTACCTTTTAAAAACtgctcaatacagtaacgtaagTAATGTATTTCCTTATTTTCCACCTCTGTCAATACCTCACTGTCAAGTGTGAATTAAATGTACCAAACTGAGTGAACAATGTGAATTTCCCCTCACCTGTTATACGTATAAAGGGATGTCTTTCTTCTACAACTGTGTTACTTCTTAacattaatagaataattctacTACGTATGAATTTCTGTGTTGTGCATTTGATCCGATGACGCCGTGACATCTTCATAACtacagagtcagagagacgtcagaaccagtccaacctgttcccagagccagtcagtgtgagagaagtcccccatcagatgatggagttctactatctgtccactagatggagctaactgaccatctaatgagctgaagatcaacaacttgtacagcagcaggtatctctccaagtggcctccgtgTGACATATACATCGACGTATACGttgtacatttagcttttaatactTACTACCTTGATTCTTCCTCCACAACAGCCCCTGTTTCTCGTGTGGCCCCTTGGGTAAATTAATTGCCCCCCCTTTCCCTAGGACAATGTATGTAGGAGACAGGCTAAATTATTCTCATACATCTGCTCATACGGGCTACTTAGGTGTGTTAACCTTTCTTAAAGTCTTAAAGGTCATGTGTGACATCTGTTGTTAATGAGAATAATGTATCCCACATTAttacatgtgtatgtatttgtatagatttgtctttaattaaaaaaaaaatagttgaaaTTTATGAGTTCTTGCTGCCAGGGTtggtctctgtcttaaagggctgaggatgaatactacgtctctgtcttaaagggctgaggatgaatactacgtctctgtcttaaagggctgaggatgaatactacgtctctgtcttaaacggctgaggatgaatactacgtctctttcttaaagggctgaggatgaatactacgtttctgtcttaaagggctgaggatgaatacaacgtctctgtcttaaagggctgaggattaATACTACgttctgtcttaaagggctgaggatgaatacatcgtctctgtcttaaagggctgaggatgaatactacgtctctgtcttaaagggctgaggatgaatactacgtctctgtcttaaagggctgaggatgaatactacgtttctgtcttaaagggctgaggatgaatacaacgtctctgtcttaaagggctgaggatgaatactacgtctctttcttaaagggctgaggatgaatactacgtctctttcttaaagggctgaggatgaatactacgtttctgtcttaaagggctgaggatgaatacatcgtctctgtcttaaagggctgaggatgaatactacatctctgtcttaaagggctgaggatgaatactacgtctctttcttaaagggctgaggatgaatactacgtctctttcttaaagggctgaggatgaatactacgtctctttCTTAAAGgactgaggatgaatactacgtctctgtcttaaagggctgaggatgaatactatgT containing:
- the LOC116677252 gene encoding zinc finger protein 239-like — encoded protein: MTSEQVGIKSDTNLTGMQRAPIAGDRFCADLAHLERAYCDKAFTTSGTLKIHQRVHTGDNLHSCDQCGAAFTLKSTLIIHQRSHTGERPYSCDQCGKTFSRRDGLVIHQRVHTGEKPYRCEHCGKVFSQSSSLKFHKRVHTGEKPYSCEQCGKMFSRSSGLKTHQRIHTGEKPYSCDLCSKTFSGRVNLVIHQRVHTGEKPYWCEHCGKMFSLSSTLIKHQRRHTGEKPYSCELCGKTFSESGSLKRHQRVHTRENPK